The sequence below is a genomic window from Halanaerobiales bacterium.
AATCGAAAATCTTACACCTGATCTTCTAGAAAGATTATTATTTGATGATATTCCCTATTTGAAAATTGCTCGAGAAGAACATGATGCGTTTGCTGATGTTTTGAGAGATAATGGAGTTGAAGTATTTTATCTTGAGAAACTTGTTGCTGAAGCAATAGAGGATCCTTCAGTACGAGAAAAATTTATTAATCAATTTTTAGATGAAGGTAGAGTAATTAGTGAAAAAGAAAGATATACTCTTAAAAAATATTTTGCAGATATGGATGAAAAAGAACTAATTGATACTATGATGGCTGGAGTTCGCAAAAAAGATCTAACAAACTATAAAAAAGTATCATTATATGATTTAGTTAATGAAAACTATCCTTTTGTTTTAGATCCAATGCCAAACCTTTATTTTACCCGTGATCCATTTGCAACAATTGGAAATGGAGTATCTCTTAATCACATGAAAACAGAAACTAGAAATAGAGAAACTATTTTTGGTGAATACATTTTTAAATATCATCCAGAATTTAAAGATGCTGATATACCTATGTTCTTTGATCGTTATGATAATACTTCTATTGAGGGTGGAGATGAATTAATATTAAGTGATAAAGTTCTTGCTTTTGGTATTTCACAAAGAACAGAATCTGCTTCTATTGAAAAAGTAGCTAGAAAAATCTTTGCTACTGAACAACCTTTTGAAACAATACTGGCTATTCAAATCCCACCAAAGAGAGCATTTATGCATCTTGATACTGTATTTACTATGGTAGATAGAGATAAATTTACAATTCATGCCGAAATTGAAGGTCCACTAAAAGTTTTCTCTCTTAGTAAAAATAATGATGGTAGTATTAACATATCCAAAGAAAAACATACATTAGAAGATATCCTCAAAAAATATCTTGGCCTAAATGAGGTAACTTTAATAAGATGTGCAGGTGGAGATAAAATTGCTGGTGGTAGAGAACAATGGAATGATGGTTCAAATACACTTGCTATCTCACCTGGAGAAGTTGTTGTTTATTCCAGAAATTACGTAACAAATAAAATACTTCAGGAACATGGAATTAAAACTCATGTAATACCAAGTTCTGAATTATCAAGAGGCCGTGGAGGTCCTAGATGTATGAGTATGCCTTTATATAGAGAAAACCTTAAATAATTATAATAATACTAAAATATATAACACATATTTGGAGGTATAAAAATGAGTAAATTTAAAATGCCAAGTGCCTATACTATTCTCTTTATAATAATTATAGTTGTGGCTGCCATGACCTGGTTTGTACCAGCAGGAGAATATGAAATGGAAAATGATAAACCTGTACCAGGTACTTATCATACTGTAGAGGAAAACCCTCAAGGGGTATTTGATGTAATTATGGCTCCTGTTAAAGGTTTTTATGATGCAGTTGATGTAGCTCTCTTCATTATTGTAATCGGAGGTTTTTTAGGTGTTACTATGGAAAGTGGAGCTATTGACGCTGGAATAGCCGCAGTAACTGAAGCATTACAGGGTAAAGAAAGATGGATGATACCTATTTTAATGATTTTATTTGGGATAGGTGGAAGTACTTATGGAATGGCTGAAGAAACTATAGCTTTCTATCCACTAATAATCCCCATCTTCATTGCAGCTGGTTATGACACTGTAACCGCAGTATCTGTTATTTTATTAGGAGCTGGTATGGGAGTTTTAGGATCTACTGTTAACCCGTTTGCTACCGGTATTGCTTCTGGATTCGCAAAAATTTCACTCGGTAGTGGAATAGGACTTAGATTATTAATATTATTTTTAGGTGAGGCATTAGCAATTGGTTTTACTATGAATTATGCTAAAAAAGTAAAACAAAATCCTGAAAATTCACTTGTATATAATCAAAGAGAAGAAAACAAAAAACACTTTCTTCATAAAACAGATCAGGAAGAATTCCCTGAACTCACTGGAAGAAGAAAATTAATATTAGCTATTTTTGCTTTGACTTTTGGAATTATGATATTTGGCGTAATTCCATTTGAAGATCTGGGAATACATGCTGTTCCAACACTCTGGTGGTGGTTTGGTGAATTAACCGGTCTGTTTTTAGTTGGAGCAATATCCATAGGTTTTGTTGGAGGAATGAAGGAAAAGAAAATTGTAAGCTCTTTTGTAGATGGTGCTAGAGATTTATTGGGAGTTGCCTTAATTGTAGCTGTGTCTAGAGGTATTACTGTAGTTATGAATAATGGTAATATTTCTGGTACTGTTCTTCATTATGGAGAAAGTATGCTATCTGGATTAAGTTCACTTTCCTTTACATTATTAACTTACGTATTCTATATTCCAATGTCTTTTTTAATTCCTTCCACTTCCGGTCTGGCGACATTATCCATGCCAATTCTGGCCCCATTAGGTGATTTTGCAAAT
It includes:
- a CDS encoding YfcC family protein, giving the protein MSKFKMPSAYTILFIIIIVVAAMTWFVPAGEYEMENDKPVPGTYHTVEENPQGVFDVIMAPVKGFYDAVDVALFIIVIGGFLGVTMESGAIDAGIAAVTEALQGKERWMIPILMILFGIGGSTYGMAEETIAFYPLIIPIFIAAGYDTVTAVSVILLGAGMGVLGSTVNPFATGIASGFAKISLGSGIGLRLLILFLGEALAIGFTMNYAKKVKQNPENSLVYNQREENKKHFLHKTDQEEFPELTGRRKLILAIFALTFGIMIFGVIPFEDLGIHAVPTLWWWFGELTGLFLVGAISIGFVGGMKEKKIVSSFVDGARDLLGVALIVAVSRGITVVMNNGNISGTVLHYGESMLSGLSSLSFTLLTYVFYIPMSFLIPSTSGLATLSMPILAPLGDFANVGRELVVTAYQSASGIVNLVTPTSGVVMGALAIARLNYGKWLKHVWKFLLIVFVFTSIMLSLGVII
- the arcA gene encoding arginine deiminase, translated to MKKDSTINVTSEIGNLKKVLLHRPGKEIENLTPDLLERLLFDDIPYLKIAREEHDAFADVLRDNGVEVFYLEKLVAEAIEDPSVREKFINQFLDEGRVISEKERYTLKKYFADMDEKELIDTMMAGVRKKDLTNYKKVSLYDLVNENYPFVLDPMPNLYFTRDPFATIGNGVSLNHMKTETRNRETIFGEYIFKYHPEFKDADIPMFFDRYDNTSIEGGDELILSDKVLAFGISQRTESASIEKVARKIFATEQPFETILAIQIPPKRAFMHLDTVFTMVDRDKFTIHAEIEGPLKVFSLSKNNDGSINISKEKHTLEDILKKYLGLNEVTLIRCAGGDKIAGGREQWNDGSNTLAISPGEVVVYSRNYVTNKILQEHGIKTHVIPSSELSRGRGGPRCMSMPLYRENLK